Proteins from a genomic interval of Mycobacterium conspicuum:
- the asnB gene encoding asparagine synthase (glutamine-hydrolyzing), producing the protein MCGLLAFVADPAGTTGGAERADRAIADASHLMRHRGPDEPDTWFDPRKDGEVVFAFNRLSIIDIAHSHQPLRWGPRQAPDRYVLVFNGEIYNYLELREELRTRHGAVFATDGDGEAIVAGYHYWGTDVLKRLRGMFAFALWDTATRELFCARDPFGIKPLFMATGAGGTAVASEKKCLLDLADLIGFDTGLDERAVQHYTVLQYVPEPETLHRGVRRLESGCYARIRPGAGPEITRYFVPRFAAVPITPDTERARYDEITAVLEDSVAKHMRADVTVGAFLSGGIDSTAIAALAIRHNPRLITFTTGFEREGFSEIDVAVASAKAIGARHIAKVVSADEFVAALPEIVWYLDEPVADPALVPLFFVAREARKHVKVVLSGEGADELFGGYTIYREPLSLRPFDYLPRPLRRSMGRFSKPLPDGMRGKSLLHRGSLTLEERYYGNARSFSDAQLRDVLVAFREDWTHTDVTAPLYTESAAWDPVARMQHIDLFTWLRGDILVKADKMTMANSLELRVPFLDPEVFAVASRLPVDAKITRTTTKYALRRALEPIVPPHVLHRPKLGFPVPIRHWLRAGELLEWAYATVDASQADRLIDKAAVRRMLDEHRTGDADHSRRLWTVLIFMLWHAIFVERSVVPRISEPVYPVEL; encoded by the coding sequence GCGAGCCGATCGCGCCATCGCCGACGCGTCGCACTTGATGCGCCACCGCGGCCCGGACGAGCCGGACACCTGGTTCGACCCCCGCAAGGACGGCGAGGTGGTATTCGCGTTCAACCGGCTCTCCATCATCGACATCGCGCATTCGCACCAGCCGCTGCGGTGGGGACCGCGCCAAGCCCCCGACCGCTACGTGCTGGTGTTCAACGGCGAGATCTACAACTACCTCGAACTGCGCGAGGAATTGCGCACCCGGCACGGCGCCGTGTTCGCCACCGACGGCGACGGCGAGGCCATCGTCGCCGGCTACCACTACTGGGGCACCGACGTGCTGAAGCGCCTGCGCGGCATGTTCGCGTTCGCGCTGTGGGACACGGCAACCCGCGAATTGTTCTGCGCCCGTGACCCTTTCGGCATCAAGCCGCTGTTCATGGCGACCGGTGCCGGCGGCACCGCGGTGGCCAGCGAGAAGAAATGCCTGCTGGATCTGGCCGACCTGATCGGGTTCGACACCGGCCTCGACGAGCGCGCGGTGCAGCACTACACCGTGCTGCAATACGTGCCCGAGCCCGAGACGCTGCACCGCGGGGTGCGCCGGCTGGAATCGGGCTGCTACGCCCGCATCCGCCCCGGCGCTGGGCCGGAGATCACCCGGTACTTCGTGCCGCGGTTCGCCGCGGTGCCGATCACCCCCGACACCGAACGGGCCCGCTACGACGAGATCACCGCCGTTCTCGAGGACTCGGTGGCCAAGCACATGCGCGCCGACGTCACCGTCGGGGCGTTTCTGTCCGGGGGCATCGACTCGACGGCGATCGCGGCGCTGGCCATCCGGCACAACCCACGGCTGATCACGTTCACCACGGGCTTCGAGCGGGAGGGATTCTCCGAGATCGACGTGGCGGTGGCCTCGGCCAAGGCGATCGGCGCCCGCCACATCGCCAAGGTGGTCAGCGCCGACGAGTTCGTCGCCGCGCTGCCCGAAATCGTCTGGTACCTCGACGAGCCGGTCGCCGACCCGGCGCTGGTGCCGCTGTTCTTCGTCGCGCGCGAGGCGCGCAAGCACGTCAAGGTGGTGCTCTCCGGCGAGGGCGCCGACGAGCTGTTCGGCGGCTACACGATCTACCGGGAGCCGTTGTCGCTGAGGCCCTTCGACTACCTGCCGCGGCCGCTGCGGCGCTCGATGGGCAGGTTCTCCAAACCGCTGCCCGACGGCATGCGCGGCAAGAGCCTGCTGCACCGCGGGTCGCTGACCCTCGAGGAGCGCTACTACGGCAATGCCCGCAGCTTCTCCGACGCGCAGCTGCGCGACGTGCTGGTGGCCTTCCGCGAGGATTGGACCCACACCGACGTCACGGCGCCGCTGTACACCGAGTCGGCCGCCTGGGACCCGGTGGCCCGCATGCAACACATCGACCTGTTCACCTGGCTGCGCGGCGACATCCTGGTCAAGGCCGACAAGATGACGATGGCCAACTCGCTGGAGCTGCGGGTGCCGTTTTTGGACCCCGAGGTGTTCGCGGTGGCGTCGCGGCTTCCGGTGGACGCCAAGATCACCCGAACCACCACCAAGTACGCGCTGCGCCGGGCGCTGGAGCCCATCGTCCCGCCGCACGTGTTGCACCGGCCCAAGCTCGGGTTCCCGGTCCCGATCCGGCATTGGCTGCGGGCCGGCGAACTGCTGGAGTGGGCGTACGCGACGGTCGACGCGTCACAGGCGGATCGGCTGATCGACAAGGCCGCGGTGCGGCGGATGCTCGACGAGCACCGCACCGGCGACGCCGATCACAGCCGCCGGCTGTGGACGGTGCTGATCTTCATGCTCTGGCACGCGATCTTCGTCGAGCGCTCCGTGGTGCCGCGGATCAGCGAGCCGGTCTACCCGGTCGAGC